The nucleotide window TTGAGGACGTTTGCCCGCGAGACGATGGCCGATGATATTCGCCGGATGGAATATCTCCCCGGTAACCTGTACGTTTTTCACCCGGGCAGTCACGTCGGTCAGGGGATGGAGATCGGTATTGACCTGATCGCGGGTGTTTTAAACGATGTTCTGACCTCGGAGCAGACAACGACTGTTCTGCTTGAAACGATGGCCGGGAAGGGCTCGGAGGTCGGCGGCCGGTTTGAGGAGCTGCGCGCGATTATCGACAAGGTGATGCTGCACGATAAGCTGGGCGTCTGCCTGGATACTTGCCATGTCTATGATGCGGGGTATGAGGTCGCCCATGACCTCGACGGGGTGCTTGCCGAGTTTGACCGCGTCATCGGCCTAACGCGCCTGCGCGCCATTCATTTAAACGACAGCAAAAATCCGTTTTCCAGTCATAAGGACAGGCATGAGACGATCGGCAATGGCGCTTTAGGGCTTGACGCCATTAAAACCATTATCAATCATCCGCGCCTGAAAGACCTGCCGTTTTATCTGGAGACGCCCAACGACGTTGACGGTTACGCGCGGGAAATTGCCCTGCTGCGCAGTATCTATGGGAACGCATAACAGAAAATATGATTAATAAGTGGATTATAAATCCCCCGTTAAATCTATCCGGGATATCGCTGCAAGGTAACTAATCTGCTTCTTCTATATACGCCTCTTCAGAGGATTGTTGCGCCTTGACAAGGATATCTCGGGAAACACCATAATTGAATAGATCAAGAGCATTTATTGCATCAGAGATACCATTAAATAAAATCCTGTAGAGTTTTTCATAATTTAACATGTTTATAAACCCTCCATTAAAAATAATGTGCGTCAAAAATGCGTCATTTATGCTCAAAGTATAATATGACGCTAGAATAATGTCAATACTTCGTCAAAGGAGATTGATGTTGTGAAAGATAACTTGTCGCGTTATACGCTCCGTGTAACGGCAAACCTATTAGAAAAATTAGGCTACATAGCAGAATTTGAAGGTCGGACAAAGAATAAGGAGATAGAGCGCCTGATCAAAAAAAGAATTGATGAATTTGAAGCTGAGCATGGCGTGATTATTCAAATAAAACCATTATGAATAGCAGGTGACGTTTTTTAGTAAACGTCACCTGCTGCTTTTTACTGATTTCTTGCCTGTGTTA belongs to Oscillospiraceae bacterium CM and includes:
- a CDS encoding deoxyribonuclease IV, which produces MLKIGCHLSASNGYLAMGKTAVKIDANVFQFFTRNPRGGNAKAIDEADIAAFSQLARENGIGPLLAHAPYTLNACAEKPNLRTFARETMADDIRRMEYLPGNLYVFHPGSHVGQGMEIGIDLIAGVLNDVLTSEQTTTVLLETMAGKGSEVGGRFEELRAIIDKVMLHDKLGVCLDTCHVYDAGYEVAHDLDGVLAEFDRVIGLTRLRAIHLNDSKNPFSSHKDRHETIGNGALGLDAIKTIINHPRLKDLPFYLETPNDVDGYAREIALLRSIYGNA
- a CDS encoding TraY domain-containing protein, with product MKDNLSRYTLRVTANLLEKLGYIAEFEGRTKNKEIERLIKKRIDEFEAEHGVIIQIKPL